Proteins co-encoded in one Papaver somniferum cultivar HN1 chromosome 5, ASM357369v1, whole genome shotgun sequence genomic window:
- the LOC113282967 gene encoding oleoyl-acyl carrier protein thioesterase 1, chloroplastic-like — protein MMLKGCNADLLQTLAHSRFSPKTKTLFRGISVVSCSSSSKTSTTTTTASDLVINDTKNSSSAAVSGSNSAFSLADRLRLGSLLEDGLSYKENFIVRCYEVGINKTATVETMANLLQEVACNHAQSVGFSTDGFATTPTMRKMNLIWVTSRMHIEIYKYPAWGDVVEIETWCQSEGRIGTRRDWILKDFATGVVIGRATSKWVMMNQNTRRLQKVNDDVRDEYLVFCPRTPRLSFPEENNSSLKKIPKLEDPAQYSKLGLVPRRADLDMNQHVNNVTYIGWVLESIPQEIIDTHELQKITLDYRRECQHDNTVDSLTSPEMTEDVHKLPETNGSVTGGRHEMDTCQFLHFLRLSGEGLELNRGRTEWRKKLAR, from the exons atgatgttgaAAGGATGCAATGCAGATCTATTACAAACCCTAGCTCATTCTAGATTCTCACCTAAAACTAAAACCCTTTTCAGAGGAATTTCTGTTgtttcatgttcttcttcatctaaaacatcaacaacaacaactacagCTTCTGATCTTGTTATTAACGATACTAAGaattcttcttctgctgctgtttcTGGTTCTAATTCAGCATTTAGTTTAGCGGATAGGCTACGTTTAGGTAGTTTGCTTGAAGATGGTTTATCTTATAAAGAGAATTTCATTGTTAGATGTTATGAAGTTGGGATTAATAAAACTGCTACTGTTGAAACCATGGCTAATCTGTTACAG GAAGTTGCATGCAATCATGCACAGAGTGTTGGGTTTTCAACAGATGGATTTGCAACAACTCCTACCATGAGGAAAATGAATCTCATATGGGTCACTTCCCGCATGCACATTGAGATTTACAAATACCCAGCTTG GGGTGATGTGGTTGAGATCGAAACATGGTGTCAAAGTGAAGGGAGAATTGGGACAAGGCGTGACTGGATTCTTAAAGATTTTGCTACTGGTGTAGTTATTGGGAGAGCTACCAG CAAGTGGGTGATGATGAATCAGAACACAAGAAGACTTCAAAAAGTCAATGACGATGTGCGGGATGAATATTTGGTTTTCTGCCCACGGACACCTCG ATTATCGTTTCCTGAGGAAAATAACAGTAGTTTGAAGAAAATTCCCAAGCTTGAAGATCCTGCACAATATTCCAAACTAGGGCTTGTG CCAAGAAGAGCTGATCTGGACATGAACCAGCATGTCAACAATGTGACTTACATTGGTTGGGTTCTTGAG AGCATCCCCCAAGAGATCATTGACACTCACGAGTTGCAAAAGATCACATTAGATTATCGACGAGAGTGCCAGCACGACAACACTGTTGATTCTCTTACTAGCCCAGAGATGACAGAGGATGTACATAAGCTTCCAGAGACAAATGGATCTGTCACAGGGGGAAGGCACGAAATGGATACTTGTCAATTTTTACACTTCTTAAGACTATCAGGCGAAGGACTTGAATTAAACCGAGGAAGAACCGAATGGAGAAAGAAACTCGCAAGATGA